From the Longimicrobiaceae bacterium genome, the window AACCCGCCAGGCACGACGTTCACGGTAGACCCGTAAAGGCTCTGCGTGTCGGGGTCGAACTCGATCTCGGCGGCGTACGGCCCGTATCTCATCATCCCTCGATCCCTCCTTCACGCAGGAGTGCCCTTACGTTCCGCACCATGGGCCTGGGCGCCTCTTTGCCGGGGTGCGGGCGGTGGAACACGCGAGCGACCCCGTTGAGGGCCACGAGCACCCTGCTTCCCGCTCGCTCCTCGACCACCGCCCCGAGCGCTATGAGCATAGCCTCGATGGACGTCCATTCGATGCTCGCGAGCGTCGGCTCCGCGAAGACCTGTGCGAGCGTGCGGCGGTGCCGCGCGTTCATCGAACCATAACCCGACGCTGGGTTTTTGCCAATGGTGCAGCGCGGGAGGCGCGCCGGGGGCGGACGGCAGTGTCGCCCATCCCCTCGGACGCAGGCCTTCTCAATGCCCGCCGTGGCCGGCGTGCCCGCCGTTGCCGGAGAAGTACGCATTGCACTTCGCCTGCCCGTCGGGATCGTTCGCGTCGTACGCGCAGACGTTGCGCATCATCCCCTGGTCCTCGTGGATCAGGACGTGGCAGTGGAAGACGAACGGCCCCATCGCCACCCGGGGGAACTTGAAGCGCACCACCACCGTGTCGCCGGCGAAGTTGCCGTTCCCGTCGGGGTGAACGCCCAGCGGCACGTTGTCGCGCAGGAAGTTCTCCGTCACCGGCACGCCGTTGATGGAGACGATGGTGATGTCGGTCTGGTGGATGTGGAAGGTGTGCCGGTTGCCCGTCTGGTTGACGAGCGTCCACTCCTGCACCGAGTCGATCGGCACGTTGATCGGCGGCTCGTCTGGCGAGTAGATGGTGCTGTCGATTCCGGCGGACGTGTTGCCCAGGAACTGGTAGGTGAAGCGGCGCTTCTGCACCGACGCCGCCTCGCGCAGCGAGCGGATCGTCGCCAGCGCCAGCGCGTCGTCACCCGCAGGCTCCGGCCCGGTGGGCGGAGCCGCCACGGCGGACGCGGGCCGCGCGCTGCCCAGCGGAAGGGCCTCGGTGACCAGGTAGCCGAGCGTGTCGGTGGGTCCCGGCGTGGATGCGTCGACCGGCGCGGTGATGAAGGGCACCCGGGAGACGGTGGCGGGCGGCGCCTCCACGATCACTTCAGCCCGCGACCCGGGGGCCAGGTACAGCGAGTCCACCCGCAGCGGGCGGGTGAGGTGGTTGCCGTCCATCCCCAGCAGCGTCCACTTCATGCCCGGCAGCTTGAGGTTGACGAAGGTGTTCGCGTCGAAGTTCCCGATGTGCCAAAGCTCCGGGTGGCCGCGGCGCACCCGCATGGTCACGCAGGTGCTGCCGTTCACGTTCAGCAGCGGATTGCTGTTGCCGTTGAAGGTCATGTCGCGCACCAGCAGGGTGCGCTCGCGCACGCCGCGGTACTGCGGGAAGTAGGTGAGGATGCTGCCGATCATCAGCGCGCCGCTGAGCCCGCCCGCCACCTGGGTGGAGGTGTTGCCGTGAGGGTGGGGGTGGTACCAGTACATGCCCTCGTGGTTCACGTCCACGGGCACGGGGAAGTCGAAGTACCAGGCCGTGTCGCGCGAGATCTTCACGCTGGTCACGTTGTCGCCGTGCACGGGGTTGGGCGTGACCACAAGGCCGTGGTAGTGCTGGTTGGTGATGGCGATCGTGCTGTCAGGCTGGTTGGCGTTCGGCACCATGGCGTTGACCACGTACAGCCGCAGCGTGTCGCCCCGCTCGATGTGGATGGTGGGGGCGACGAAATGGCGGTTGTAGACGTTGGTGGTGAAGGTGCTGTCGCCCACGCGGTAGGTGGCCGGAGCCATCCGCAGCGTGTCGCCGTGCGCGTGCATGGTGGGCGGTTCTACCAGGTCGCCGCACTGCTGCTGCGCCGCGGCGCTCAGCGGGACGAGCGCGGCGGCCGCCAGCAGGGCGCCGCACCACGGGAGACGGATCTTGGGCATGCTTTCTCGTCGGGAAGGTCCGGGCGGGTGCAGCCGCCCGTGGGAGAGCCCGGCCGCCGCGGGCGCGCCGGCGGGGTGTGGAACGGGCGGGGACGGGGAGCCGGCGGATACCGGGCTCCCTATCCCCGCCCGTCGAGT encodes:
- a CDS encoding multicopper oxidase family protein, with product MPKIRLPWCGALLAAAALVPLSAAAQQQCGDLVEPPTMHAHGDTLRMAPATYRVGDSTFTTNVYNRHFVAPTIHIERGDTLRLYVVNAMVPNANQPDSTIAITNQHYHGLVVTPNPVHGDNVTSVKISRDTAWYFDFPVPVDVNHEGMYWYHPHPHGNTSTQVAGGLSGALMIGSILTYFPQYRGVRERTLLVRDMTFNGNSNPLLNVNGSTCVTMRVRRGHPELWHIGNFDANTFVNLKLPGMKWTLLGMDGNHLTRPLRVDSLYLAPGSRAEVIVEAPPATVSRVPFITAPVDASTPGPTDTLGYLVTEALPLGSARPASAVAAPPTGPEPAGDDALALATIRSLREAASVQKRRFTYQFLGNTSAGIDSTIYSPDEPPINVPIDSVQEWTLVNQTGNRHTFHIHQTDITIVSINGVPVTENFLRDNVPLGVHPDGNGNFAGDTVVVRFKFPRVAMGPFVFHCHVLIHEDQGMMRNVCAYDANDPDGQAKCNAYFSGNGGHAGHGGH